A segment of the Micromonospora sediminicola genome:
CGCCATGGCGGGAGAAACGGGCCAAGACAACGAGCCGGCGGACGACGCAGCCGGCGATCCGGACGGCACCAGCTCCCTGAGCAACACCAGTTCGACCAGTCAACAAGTGACGTCACGCGATCCGTCGGCCACCGCCTCACCCGCCACCACCGCGCTGACCAGCACCCACAGTTTCGGCCCGGTCATGCCGGCGCCTGCGCCGCTGACGGTATGGCCGCCCGCCGGACTGGGCCTGACCGGACCCGGCGCAGACGCCGCCGCCCGAGGCTTCCTCACCGCCGCCCTCGCCACCGACACCGACGAACATCCCCAGGCGCGCACCCACGCCGTGATGACGGCCGCGACTGCGGCGACCCTACTCGGCGCCACCACAGGCACCCTGCCCCGCACACCCCGGCTCAGGATCACCCCCACCCTCGACGACGCGCTGAACCTCCTCGAAGCCCTGGCGCTGCACCGCACCCGACTGATCGACCAGCACGAGACCGCCACCGTCGCCGACCTACGCGCGGACGCCTACGAAGAGCCCCTCCCACCGGTCATGCTCCTCACCCACCCCCCAGACCGGCGCGAGCGCCCCCGCGTCGCCGCCCTGCTCACCCAAGGGCAGCACCTGGACATCCACGGCGTGCTCCTCGGCCCCTGGTCCGACGGCACCACCGTCACCGTCAACGAAGACGGCACCACCACCCCCGCCGACGGCGACCACGCCTCCCACCGCGCCGACATCGGCCGGCTCACCGTCCTCGAACCCACCGAAACCCTCGATCTGCTCACCGTGCTGGCCGAGGCCCACACCGGCGAGGCCCCCTCCCCGGCCCCCGCCGAGCCCACACCCACCGCACATGGCACAGGCGCACAGCCCGACCCGCGAACACCCCTCGCAGACCAACATCAGCCAGCAACGACGCCGGCCGACACCCCCCTACACGCCGCTCACCACGAAATCCAGGCGCTCGACACCGGCCACGCTGACGCCCTCGACCAGCCTCTCGCCACCAGCACGTCGGCGACCAGCTCCACCCCACCAGCCCCCGAAACCGGCACCGTCACCACGGTCGCGATCACCGTGCTCGGCACTCCCGCCCTCACCCACGCGGACCCCCAGCGCAGCCTGCGCGCCAAATCCCTCGAACTGCTCGTATACCTGGCCGCACGCGACGGCACCGCCACCACCGAGGCCATCCTCGACGACCTGCTGCCCGACGCACCCGCAAGCAAAGCCACCCACCGGCTGCACACCTACGTCTCCGACCTACGCAGCGCCCTGCGCCACCACGGCGGACCCGGCACCTACCTCACCCACCCCCACCACCGCTACGAACTCAACCCCGACCGCCTCGACGTGGACCTGTGGCGGATGCGCGCCGCCCTCCGCGCCGCCAACACCGCCACCAGCAAAGCCGAACGGGTTGCAGCGCTGCGCCGCGCCGTCGACACCTACCGCGCACCACTCGCCGACGGCTGCGACTACGAGTGGCTCGAGCCCCACCGGGAAGCCGTGCGCCAACAAGCCCTCGACGCGGCCGTCGCCCTCACCGAGGAACTCGACGGCCAACCAGCCGAGCAGCTAGCCGTCGTCGACGCCGCCATCGGCCAGCACCCCTACGCCGAGCAGCTGTACCAGGTGGCCATGCGCGCCCGCGCGCACCTCGGCGACATCGACGGCCTGCGGACCCTACGCCGAACCGTGACACGGCAACTCGCCGACATCGACGCCGAGCCCAGCGACGACACACTCACCCTGGCCGACCAACTCATCACCAAGCTGCGCCCCGCCAGCCCAGAAGGTCGGGCGTCAGCGCAGGGAGCACGCTCGTGAGCCCGCTGACCAGCCCCACCACCCGCGCCGCAGAGAACTCGACAAGCGAGGCCGCGACTGACGTGGCTGTGGTGCACCTGAAGCGGCTGCGATGGGCAGTACGGGCAACCCTCACCCTCGGAGTCGCCGCATCGGTCGCCGCGAACGTGCTGCACGCCCGACCGAACCCCATCAGCCAGATCATCGCCGCGTGGCCGCCGCTGGCGCTGCTGCTCACCGTCGAGCTGATCTCCCGCGTCCCGCACCACCGCCGCTCCCTCGGCATCATCCGCATGGCCGCCACCAGCGTTATCGCCGCTATCGCCACCTGGGTGTCGTACTGGCACCTCGTCGGGGTCGCCGCCCGCTACGGCGAGGCCGGCGCAGGGGCCGCCTACCTCCTGCCCATCTCCGTTGACGGCCTCGTCATCGTCGCCAGCGTCAGCCTCGTCGAGCTCACCGCCCGGATCCGCGCGGAACAACCCGAACAGCACCCCCAGCCTCCTGTGGCCGCCACACCCAGCCCTGCGTCCACGACACGCATGCCGCACGTCGCGTCAGCGGGCCGCCGAGACGGGGGCACTGTAGACCCGTCATCCGGCGCGAGGGCATCAGCCGATCCGGTCCCGTGCCCTGACCCGCCGCAGCGTCGCCCACAACATGACGCCAGCGACGGTGAGCGCCGGCCGAGGCGCCACCTGGTCGACGTCGCCAAGCCACCCTCGGCCAACGCGCGGGCGCAGCAGCCGCCCGCCACCAGCACCGCGAACGGCGAGCCGGCGGTGAACGGCGACGAGCTGGTGCCGTCGGAGACGGCCGCCGCCGTTGCCCACTGGCACCGGCGGGAGCCCCACCTGCATCCGGCCGAGATCGCGGCGCGTATCGGACGCTCGGAACGCACCGTGCGCCGGTACTGGCCGCCACGTCCGCAGACACCACCGTCAGCCAACGCAAACCACACCAGTGATCTCACCGAAGGGGCCTGCACCTAGCGACCTCGACCGCTCCTACGACCCACGGAACTCCGGGGGAAGAGATGTCGGCGTACGGGTTCCGGTGCGCAATCGGGTACGCCAGACGTGCAAGGTCGGGGCGCGAAGCATTCGGGACGCTGCGACGGCGGCCGGCCCCACCTCCCCTACTCACGAGAGTAGTCGGTGCACGTGTCAACGCCGGCTGAACTTTGGCTCTGGCACAGATTCTGTGATTGATCTTGGCGGCGGCTCACGTGTTGGTCAGGACGCGTTTGCGCAGGAGGTCGAGGTTCGCCCGGCCATACATCTGTCGCTTGACGGTCTTGATGCGGTTGACCTGGCCCTCGACCGGACCTGAGCTCCAAGGTTGGGCGAGGCCGGCGACGACGGCGTCGCGGTCGCTGGCCAGGCCGGCGGCGAAGCCGCGGATCTCGGGGTATCCGGCGTGGCGGGCGCGGTTGATCCAGGCGTCGAGGTGCTGCCCGGTGCCTTGGTGGCGGACCAGCGCGGCGAACCCGCGGGCGAGGCCGGCGATGGTGTCGAGGTCCGGGCAGCGGCGGCGGGCGTCGGCGAGATCGGCGTGTTCGTCGTCGGTGAGTTTGTGGCCGGGTCGCATGATCCAGGCGGTGATCCGTCGGGCCGACGGCACCCGGACCACGGTCGCCGGGGCAGGCCGGGCGCGGTTGGTGGTGAGCCAGTCCCGCAGCACCCGCACGCTGCCTTGGTAGCCGAGGGCCAGGATCTCGGCGTGCAGGTCAGCGGTCTGGTGGACGCCGTCGGTGAGGCGTTGCCGCAGGTAGGGGTGGAACGGGGCGAGGACGCTGGGTCTGCTGCTGGCGTTCGGGCCGATCAACGCCTCGGCGGTGGCGGCGTGGGCGTACTTGCGGGCGGTTCTGACGTTCATGTCGAGGCGGCGGGCGGTCGCGCTGATCGAGAGTCCTTCGGCTCGTAGGGCGTGCACGGCCGCGTGTCGTTGACGGGTGTTCGCCGCCCGACGCCCCGCCCCGACTGGTTCGTCGGCTAGCGCGGCCAGGGCAGATGGTGGTTCGGCGTGGGTGCGGAGGCATCGGCGGTGCCCGCGGATGACCCTCTCGACGGTGTCGCTGAGGTTCTTCAGCAGGTGCCACCGGTCGGCGACCTGGATCGCGTCAGGTGCTCCCTTGCGGGCGCCGTCTAATGGTGAGATCAGCTATTGGAAGTGTTGGAATACCTGCCGTCGGTCGAGATGCGTCAGATGTCGCCGGGGGTTCTAGTAGCGGCGAACTGTGCCGCGGCGTCGAGGACTTGTCCGAGGAAGCCGCGCAGGTCGGGGGCGACGGGCTCGAATCCGCTGTCGGTGGAGGCGTCGCGTGAGCGACGCACCGTGTTGTCAGGGCTGATGGCGTAGAGGATTCCGCCGCCGTTGCTGGCGAAGATGGTGCCGGTGTTGTCTCCCTCGAGGAGGACGGGGCCGTCGGCGAGTTGAGTGATGACGTCGTCGGGCGCGTGGATGAAGATGCCGTTGCCGATGTCGGACATGGTCACTTCGTGGATCACCTGATAGAAGGTGATGAGGTCCGGCGGAGTACTCGGCTGTGCCCGGAGAGCGTCGAGAGAGCTCTGGTCAGGGCCTGCTGGGATGACCTCGTTCTGTCCGGGCGGGAACGGGTAGTAGGTGTCGAACGCGGCCAGCACCGATTTCAGGTGCGTGGTGATGTCGGCGGCCCAGGTGCGGACCCAGCGCGGGTCGAGAGAGTCGGAGTTCACTGAGGTGTCCTGTTGTTCGAGGCAGGGCTGGCGGGAGACGACGAGCGGGCGCTGACTTCGGCGGCGTAGGAGGTCCAGTCGCCGTTGGGGAGCTGTTGCCATTGGATGGCGGCCTTGATGTGGATACCGAGCATTTTCGCCAGGATCGCTGCCGGGACCTCGGCAGCGAGCATGAACAACGCGGTGTTGCGGCCTTGGCGTGGTTGCAGTCCGTGCGCGTGCAGCCGTCGGGCGAGGGCGCCTTCGGTGAGTGGACGTGCTGGCCATCTTCCGGGAAACAGCCAGGTCGACGGTGTGTTGATCAGGCTGCCGCCTGGCGTCTGGCTGGTGGCGTCCGCGAGTTCGTTGACGAGGCGGTCCAACGGGGCAGGAAGGACGACGGGCCGGCTGCCCAGGGTGAGCAGGGTCTGGCCGTCGGCGTGTTGGACGTGGTGGGTGGTCAGGGTGCTGATGACGTTGAGTTTCTGGGCGTAGAGCAGGATCAGGAGTCCGGCGACCCGGTCGGTGGTCGGGTAGGTGTCGTCGTGCAGCAGGCGTCGCGTATCGGCCCAGCGGCGGTCCTGGTCGAGTGGCCCGGCGGGGCCGGTCCAGCGGGTTGCCGGAGCGGTGAGCCGGGGTGCGTGGTGGTGGGTGGTGGCCCATCGCACGAAGTTGGTGGATCGGGTCGCGGGTGCGGGTTTGCTGGCCAGCCACTGGTCGAGGTCGGCTTGGGTGCAGGTGGCCAGGGCCGATCCGCGGGTGTGCAGCCAGTCCAGGAAGGCAGCGGCGCCCGCGACGTGTCGACGGATGTTGGTGACCTGCTGGTGGGAGGCGGGCTGACCGTCGAGGCGGCCGCGCAGCCGCCGCAGGTGGTGCCAGACCGCGTAGGAGTGCAGGACGCGTTGGTGCTCGAGGGTCTCCCGCGCGGCGATCGTCTTGGTGATCCACGGTTCCAGGGCGGCCAGGCGCTCGTCGCGTGGCGGCAGTGCGCCGGCGACGACGAGTATGGAGCGGATGTGCGCGAGGGCGCCGCTGGGCGGTATCGCGTCCAGCGCCTGGTGGGTGATGGTGGGCCGTGTGAGCGCGACGGTGTGCAGGGTGTCGCGGACGCCGGGGTTGTGCAGCCAGTCCAATGCGTGGTCGGGGCGGTCGACCTGGGCGAAGGCTTGGCGCAGCCGGTCCAGTTGAGTTGCGGTGGTGCCGTCGGCGACGGTGAGGATCTGGCGGAGGCGGCGGTCGAGGGAGCAGCGGGCGCATTCGGTCGTGGTGAGTTGCCAGGTGATGCCGCAGACGCCGCAGCGGGTCCAGAATGCCGGGTCGGGGTTGATGCAGCGGGCGCACAACGGCGCGTCGAGCGTTCCGCCCTTGACCGAGGCGCCAGCGCCGCAGCGGGAGCAGACGGCCCAGCGTTCGCGGCAGCGGTCACACATCGGCTGGCCGGTAGCACGGGAGATGCTGCCCCGGCCGGTCCGTCCGCAGATGCCGCAGACGAGCTCGGGCCGCGGACGGCAGCGGGTGCAGACCGGCCCGGTCTCGGTCATCGCGGCGACCCGCCGCTGGTCGCCGCAGCTCGTGCAGGCCTTCCAGCTTCTGGGGTCACGCCACCAGCAGGCCTGGCAGATCGGGTGGCCGTTGTCGTTGCGGCGAGCCGGAGGCCGCAGCTTCCCGCATCGACCGCACGTCATCGCCACGGCCTTTCTGGTGCAGCCGTCGCAGAGCCGCAGCCCGTCGAACGGCCGGCCGAGCGGGCGCTGCTTCCCGCAGCGTGGGCAGAGCGGCGCGACCACGGTGGTGGCGCCAGCCCGGACCAAGGCGTCGACGAGGCGCAGCACGCCGGGCAACGTCGCGGCGGCGGCCTGGCCGGTGAGCAGGTCCGGCCGGCCGACGACCTCCTCGGCGATCCGGCGCTGCCCGGCAGGCAGCGCAACCGCCTCGCGGACCGCGGCAAGGACTGTTTCCGTCTCCAGGGCGGGCTCGAGCTCGGCCAGCAGCACCAGCAGCGGACCGACCTGCTGCGCGAGCAGCGATCGGTCGATCCTCTTGGTCACTCGGTGATCCTGGCCCGCTTCGGCCGCAGCACGCCCAGGCCGGCCGGGTCGGTGCCACCCGCCGCCTTCTTCGGCCGGGTCTGGGCACCGGCCGCCGGGACCGGCTCGATGAGGTCGTCCATCGAGCAGTCGAGGATGTCCAGCAGCGCCATCAGGATCTTCAGGCTCAACCGCTCGGGCCGCTCGGTGACCAGCCGGAACACCTGGCTGGAGGACAAGGTGATGTCCCGTTCGGCCAGCGGCTTGATCAGGTCCGTGGTCTGGAACATGCCGCGGTCGGCCATGATCCGACGCAGATGCCAGCGGTAGTCCAGCTTGGGGGCCATCAGCGGTCCTTCCCGTCCGACGGGGCCGGCCCCAGGGCCGGCGCGAGTGCCTTGCGCAGTGCGGTGTTCATGAAGTCGTCGGACACATGCGTGTAGATCGCCGTGGAACTGTCGCTCTCGTGCCCGACCTGGACCTGGATGAAGCGCCGGTCCACCCCGTCCTCAGTGTTGTGGGTGACATACGCGTGCCGCAGCGCGTGCGGGGAGAGGGTTCTCGGCAGTCCCAACGCTTCCCTGTAGGACACGAACCTCGCGTTGATCTCCGGCGGCTGGATGCGCCCGCCACGTTCGGTCACCCACAACGCTGGATGGTCGGTGAACCCGAACCGGGGACGGACGTTCTCGACGTAGTCGCTCACCGCCTCGACCGCCCACCCGAACACCGACAGCACGTTGCGGCGCCGGGGCGGCTGCCCTCGTTTGGCCTTGCCGTAGCGGACGTGCAGCGATCCGTACCGGCCGAACTGCGGGGCAGCCGGGTTGCGGCCCCAGTCCGCGATGTCGAGCTTCGAGGTCTCGGTGCGGCGCAGGCCCCAGCCATACATCACCTTGAACAACGTCGCGTCTCGATAGGCCGCCAGGGCGCCCTTGCGCTTCGCGCGGACCGCGCGCTCGACCTGGTCGTCGGCGTAGTCCAGGAACCGCTGCAGCTCGTCGCGGCTGAACGGACGCTCGTCCGGATCGCCCTCATACGACTGCAGATGGGCGATCGAGTTCCACTCGTGCACGATCGCCACCGGGTGCTCGCCCGGCCCGAACTCCTGCTCGCATGCGACCGCCCAGCCATACCGGCCGTCGCAGAGAAACTCGTTGAAGATCCGCAAAGTCCCCTGGTAGGCGCGGATCGTCGCTGGCGCCAAATGCCGCTCCGCCGTCAGCGACATCGACCACTCGTCCACGTGCGCCGGCGTCCACCGCCACGGGTACTCGTTGGTGAACGCCATGAACTGGCGTACCAGCCGCTCCCGCTCCGCGATCGTCTCCTCCCGCAGCCC
Coding sequences within it:
- a CDS encoding BTAD domain-containing putative transcriptional regulator, producing MKSRAANAAAAATSIMCTLVVAAILVASGVWQPRLPSPAALRQWIHQPLTTDFVILLAGAGAVMLWLLLATTVLTRAYTTLARRLRWLPALHLPGPVQGLTAALLGATAVTTATAGTPAHSAPATGTAHDSDAQPPQASTTAPATRPVSSSQQLILMPADRTSTHTVRRGDTLSKIAAERLGDADRWPEIFALNRGIHFIHTGGILRNPNVIYPGWTLTLPDDATPPTTHRPRPESPPTAPDEPDLATPAPAPTTAPPPSTPHPAPPTATTPTIEPSHAPTPTTASTCASTDNTTSTPTSEPTADRGPRPTSPDRGVALPSGSWISLGLALAITTAAALVWAHRQRRYTAGKPSTTPRWEKQTLAPLPRLIGQIRRALRHTAAMAGETGQDNEPADDAAGDPDGTSSLSNTSSTSQQVTSRDPSATASPATTALTSTHSFGPVMPAPAPLTVWPPAGLGLTGPGADAAARGFLTAALATDTDEHPQARTHAVMTAATAATLLGATTGTLPRTPRLRITPTLDDALNLLEALALHRTRLIDQHETATVADLRADAYEEPLPPVMLLTHPPDRRERPRVAALLTQGQHLDIHGVLLGPWSDGTTVTVNEDGTTTPADGDHASHRADIGRLTVLEPTETLDLLTVLAEAHTGEAPSPAPAEPTPTAHGTGAQPDPRTPLADQHQPATTPADTPLHAAHHEIQALDTGHADALDQPLATSTSATSSTPPAPETGTVTTVAITVLGTPALTHADPQRSLRAKSLELLVYLAARDGTATTEAILDDLLPDAPASKATHRLHTYVSDLRSALRHHGGPGTYLTHPHHRYELNPDRLDVDLWRMRAALRAANTATSKAERVAALRRAVDTYRAPLADGCDYEWLEPHREAVRQQALDAAVALTEELDGQPAEQLAVVDAAIGQHPYAEQLYQVAMRARAHLGDIDGLRTLRRTVTRQLADIDAEPSDDTLTLADQLITKLRPASPEGRASAQGARS
- a CDS encoding DUF2637 domain-containing protein, which translates into the protein MSPLTSPTTRAAENSTSEAATDVAVVHLKRLRWAVRATLTLGVAASVAANVLHARPNPISQIIAAWPPLALLLTVELISRVPHHRRSLGIIRMAATSVIAAIATWVSYWHLVGVAARYGEAGAGAAYLLPISVDGLVIVASVSLVELTARIRAEQPEQHPQPPVAATPSPASTTRMPHVASAGRRDGGTVDPSSGARASADPVPCPDPPQRRPQHDASDGERRPRRHLVDVAKPPSANARAQQPPATSTANGEPAVNGDELVPSETAAAVAHWHRREPHLHPAEIAARIGRSERTVRRYWPPRPQTPPSANANHTSDLTEGACT
- a CDS encoding tyrosine-type recombinase/integrase codes for the protein MRRVGLAGAAHLELVSGVIRLRPQDAMGEAMLRGWRAQQTARGLREETIAERERLVRQFMAFTNEYPWRWTPAHVDEWSMSLTAERHLAPATIRAYQGTLRIFNEFLCDGRYGWAVACEQEFGPGEHPVAIVHEWNSIAHLQSYEGDPDERPFSRDELQRFLDYADDQVERAVRAKRKGALAAYRDATLFKVMYGWGLRRTETSKLDIADWGRNPAAPQFGRYGSLHVRYGKAKRGQPPRRRNVLSVFGWAVEAVSDYVENVRPRFGFTDHPALWVTERGGRIQPPEINARFVSYREALGLPRTLSPHALRHAYVTHNTEDGVDRRFIQVQVGHESDSSTAIYTHVSDDFMNTALRKALAPALGPAPSDGKDR
- a CDS encoding helix-turn-helix domain-containing protein is translated as MAPKLDYRWHLRRIMADRGMFQTTDLIKPLAERDITLSSSQVFRLVTERPERLSLKILMALLDILDCSMDDLIEPVPAAGAQTRPKKAAGGTDPAGLGVLRPKRARITE